The proteins below are encoded in one region of Hordeum vulgare subsp. vulgare chromosome 3H, MorexV3_pseudomolecules_assembly, whole genome shotgun sequence:
- the LOC123439103 gene encoding G-type lectin S-receptor-like serine/threonine-protein kinase At2g19130 isoform X2 — MDIHEEDGGSLLLFNDAHLYIQLHDDGTVSAAKLGDCGPVLWSPYSRCDNTAYCGPYSICVVSYDVSRSYCLRVAAPHCLSNLSSKQEISFQPIDEVSLLPASSSLVQVRDIKECEAICSSNCSCTSYAFKEICSLWFVELHKLTVVTKSGSDGHLYVRTSTAKQNEKSSKNEILISTVTGVLLLLLVALVLSWRSRRKIFTQRLENCSGGLTIFSDAQMKKATRNFSEKLGEGGFGCVFKGTLPAGSSMVAVKKLKDLGLGEKQFRAEVQTIGMIQHINLVRLFGFCVERGMRMLVYEYMENGSLNSHLFSKGSSKLAWELRYRIALGTARGLAYLHEGCTDCIIHCDMKPDNVLLDADFCPKIADFGMAKVLGRDFSRALTTMRGTIGYLAPEWISGVPITHKSDVYSYGMMLLEIISGRRNSEKIKEGEFTYFPIFAAVKVHEGDVVCLLDSRLEGDAVVEQLSRACRTACWCIQDDEDHRPMMGQVVHMLEGVVDVHVPPIPRSLQNFVGMDDCSHSTAFYNL; from the coding sequence ATGGACATTCATGAGGAGGATGGCGGCTCTTTGCTGTTGTTCAATGATGCACATCTATACATACAATTGCATGATGATGGTACTGTCAGTGCTGCTAAACTAGGGGACTGTGGTCCAGTGTTGTGGTCTCCATATAGTCGGTGCGATAATACTGCATATTGTGGCCCATACAGCATTTGTGTAGTGTCATATGACGTAAGCCGTTCATATTGTTTGAGAGTTGCAGCTCCACATTGTCTATCTAATCTTTCCTCCAAACAAGAAATCTCTTTTCAGCCCATAGATGAAGTCTCTCTATTGCCAGCATCTTCGTCGCTGGTGCAGGTCAGAGACATCAAAGAGTGCGAAGCTATTTGTTCCAGTAACTGTTCCTGTACATCATATGCTTTCAAAGAAATATGCTCACTGTGGTTTGTGGAGCTGCACAAGCTAACAGTAGTGACCAAGTCAGGTTCAGATGGACATTTATATGTACGCACGAGCACGGCTAAGCAAAATGAAAAGAGTTCCAAGAATGAAATTCTTATTTCAACAGTGACAGGTGTTTTGCTCCTCCTCCTTGTTGCTCTGGTTCTTTCGTggagaagcagaaggaagatATTCACACAAAGACTAGAGAATTGTAGCGGTGGCCTTACGATCTTCTCGGACGCGCAGATGAAGAAAGCGACGAGGAATTTCTCCGAAAAGCTTGGAGAAGGAGGTTTCGGATGTGTTTTCAAGGGGACATTGCCAGCAGGTTCCTCTATGGTGGCTGTCAAAAAGCTAAAAGACCTTGGACTGGGAGAGAAGCAGTTCCGAGCGGAAGTGCAAACAATTGGAATGATCCAACACATCAATCTTGTCCGTTTATTTGGGTTCTGTGTTGAAAGAGGTATGAGGATGCTGGTATACGAGTACATGGAGAATGGATCTTTGAATTCCCATCTGTTTTCCAAGGGTTCTTCGAAATTAGCCTGGGAGCTGCGGTACCGCATAGCACTTGGAACCGCCAGAGGCCTGGCCTATCTGCACGAGGGGTGCACGGATTGCATTATACACTGCGACATGAAGCCGGACAATGTGCTCCTTGACGCAGATTTCTGTCCCAAAATTGCAGACTTTGGTATGGCCAAGGTGCTCGGTCGAGATTTCAGCAGGGCACTGACGACAATGCGAGGGACCATCGGATACCTCGCGCCGGAGTGGATCTCGGGGGTTCCGATCACACACAAGTCAGATGTCTACAGCTACGGCATGATGCTTCTTGAGATCATATCAGGGCGAAGGAATTCAGAGAAAATTAAGGAAGGTGAATTTACCTACTTCCCCATCTTTGCTGCAGTCAAGGTGCATGAgggagatgttgtgtgcctgctgGACAGTAGGCTGGAGGGCGATGCGGTTGTGGAGCAGCTGAGCAGAGCTTGCAGAACTGCATGCTGGTGCATTCAAGATGATGAGGATCACAGGCCAATGATGGGGCAGGTTGTTCACATGCTAGAGGGTGTTGTAGACGTCCATGTACCTCCCATTCCAAGGTCACTGCAAAATTTCGTGGGAATGGACGATTGCTCTCACTCTACAGCCTTCTATAATCTCTGA
- the LOC123439103 gene encoding G-type lectin S-receptor-like serine/threonine-protein kinase At2g19130 isoform X1 produces the protein MRLHSDCQKMATCISKMMTAQLLGHRLSFDNPVGALLPGGWLGFNRITNKNVSLVSTAYYYSTWMLKVNAEQSRGFTVQDTVAPYSVNYFDVFPSWMDIHEEDGGSLLLFNDAHLYIQLHDDGTVSAAKLGDCGPVLWSPYSRCDNTAYCGPYSICVVSYDVSRSYCLRVAAPHCLSNLSSKQEISFQPIDEVSLLPASSSLVQVRDIKECEAICSSNCSCTSYAFKEICSLWFVELHKLTVVTKSGSDGHLYVRTSTAKQNEKSSKNEILISTVTGVLLLLLVALVLSWRSRRKIFTQRLENCSGGLTIFSDAQMKKATRNFSEKLGEGGFGCVFKGTLPAGSSMVAVKKLKDLGLGEKQFRAEVQTIGMIQHINLVRLFGFCVERGMRMLVYEYMENGSLNSHLFSKGSSKLAWELRYRIALGTARGLAYLHEGCTDCIIHCDMKPDNVLLDADFCPKIADFGMAKVLGRDFSRALTTMRGTIGYLAPEWISGVPITHKSDVYSYGMMLLEIISGRRNSEKIKEGEFTYFPIFAAVKVHEGDVVCLLDSRLEGDAVVEQLSRACRTACWCIQDDEDHRPMMGQVVHMLEGVVDVHVPPIPRSLQNFVGMDDCSHSTAFYNL, from the exons ATGCGACTTCATTCGGACTGTCAGAAGATGGCAACCTGTATCTCAAAAATGATGACGGCTCAGTTGCTTGGTCATCGCTTG AGCTTTGACAACCCAGTCGGTGCACTGCTACCTGGAGGATGGCTGGGATTTAACAGGATCACTAACAAGAACGTCTCTCTTGTTAGTACTGCTTACTACTACTCCACGTGGATGCTAAAGGTAAATGCAGAGCAAAGCAGAGGGTTTACTGTGCAGGATACTGTTGCCCCCTACAGTGTAAATTACTTTGATGTTTTTCCCAGCTGGATGGACATTCATGAGGAGGATGGCGGCTCTTTGCTGTTGTTCAATGATGCACATCTATACATACAATTGCATGATGATGGTACTGTCAGTGCTGCTAAACTAGGGGACTGTGGTCCAGTGTTGTGGTCTCCATATAGTCGGTGCGATAATACTGCATATTGTGGCCCATACAGCATTTGTGTAGTGTCATATGACGTAAGCCGTTCATATTGTTTGAGAGTTGCAGCTCCACATTGTCTATCTAATCTTTCCTCCAAACAAGAAATCTCTTTTCAGCCCATAGATGAAGTCTCTCTATTGCCAGCATCTTCGTCGCTGGTGCAGGTCAGAGACATCAAAGAGTGCGAAGCTATTTGTTCCAGTAACTGTTCCTGTACATCATATGCTTTCAAAGAAATATGCTCACTGTGGTTTGTGGAGCTGCACAAGCTAACAGTAGTGACCAAGTCAGGTTCAGATGGACATTTATATGTACGCACGAGCACGGCTAAGCAAAATGAAAAGAGTTCCAAGAATGAAATTCTTATTTCAACAGTGACAGGTGTTTTGCTCCTCCTCCTTGTTGCTCTGGTTCTTTCGTggagaagcagaaggaagatATTCACACAAAGACTAGAGAATTGTAGCGGTGGCCTTACGATCTTCTCGGACGCGCAGATGAAGAAAGCGACGAGGAATTTCTCCGAAAAGCTTGGAGAAGGAGGTTTCGGATGTGTTTTCAAGGGGACATTGCCAGCAGGTTCCTCTATGGTGGCTGTCAAAAAGCTAAAAGACCTTGGACTGGGAGAGAAGCAGTTCCGAGCGGAAGTGCAAACAATTGGAATGATCCAACACATCAATCTTGTCCGTTTATTTGGGTTCTGTGTTGAAAGAGGTATGAGGATGCTGGTATACGAGTACATGGAGAATGGATCTTTGAATTCCCATCTGTTTTCCAAGGGTTCTTCGAAATTAGCCTGGGAGCTGCGGTACCGCATAGCACTTGGAACCGCCAGAGGCCTGGCCTATCTGCACGAGGGGTGCACGGATTGCATTATACACTGCGACATGAAGCCGGACAATGTGCTCCTTGACGCAGATTTCTGTCCCAAAATTGCAGACTTTGGTATGGCCAAGGTGCTCGGTCGAGATTTCAGCAGGGCACTGACGACAATGCGAGGGACCATCGGATACCTCGCGCCGGAGTGGATCTCGGGGGTTCCGATCACACACAAGTCAGATGTCTACAGCTACGGCATGATGCTTCTTGAGATCATATCAGGGCGAAGGAATTCAGAGAAAATTAAGGAAGGTGAATTTACCTACTTCCCCATCTTTGCTGCAGTCAAGGTGCATGAgggagatgttgtgtgcctgctgGACAGTAGGCTGGAGGGCGATGCGGTTGTGGAGCAGCTGAGCAGAGCTTGCAGAACTGCATGCTGGTGCATTCAAGATGATGAGGATCACAGGCCAATGATGGGGCAGGTTGTTCACATGCTAGAGGGTGTTGTAGACGTCCATGTACCTCCCATTCCAAGGTCACTGCAAAATTTCGTGGGAATGGACGATTGCTCTCACTCTACAGCCTTCTATAATCTCTGA